From a single Papaver somniferum cultivar HN1 unplaced genomic scaffold, ASM357369v1 unplaced-scaffold_19, whole genome shotgun sequence genomic region:
- the LOC113338291 gene encoding secoisolariciresinol dehydrogenase-like produces CRLHGKVAIITGAASGIGECTARLFVLYGAKLVIADIQDDLGQSVCEDVDPTGQTISYIHSDVTQEADLENLIDTTIEKHGKLDIMYNNAGIAGAFGKSIVDTSFEEFKKVIDVNVLGSFLGAKHAARVMIPAKKGCILFTSSVACVIAGETPNAYTTSKHAIVGLTKNLCVELGQYGIRVNCISPFALATPLLTNAVNMEASTLEAAVYESAVLKGTFIKTEDVAEAAVYLSSDESKYINGLNLVVDGGYATTNPTFSTSLKASLK; encoded by the coding sequence TGCAGGTTACATGGCAAAGTAGCCATCATAACTGGTGCAGCTAGTGGGATTGGTGAATGCACAGCCAGATTGTTCGTTCTCTATGGAGCCAAACTTGTAATTGCAGATATTCAAGACGATCTTGGGCAATCCGTCTGTGAAGATGTAGATCCCACAGGTCAGACCATCTCTTACATCCATTCTGATGTTACACAAGAGGCTGATCTCGAAAATCTCATTGATACCACCATCGAGAAGCATGGTAAGCTTGATATAATGTACAACAACGCTGGAATAGCTGGTGCATTTGGTAAGTCAATAGTAGATACTAGTTTTGAAGAATTCAAGAAAGTTATAGATGTGAATGTACTAGGATCGTTCTTGGGTGCTAAACATGCGGCTAGAGTCATGATTCCGGCCAAGAAGGGCTGCATATTATTCACTTCAAGTGTTGCTTGTGTAATAGCCGGTGAGACTCCAAATGCTTACACCACATCGAAACATGCTATTGTGGGCTTAACTAAAAACTTGTGCGTGGAACTAGGCCAATATGGAATTAGAGTTAATTGCATTTCTCCATTTGCGCTTGCAACCCCTTTGCTGACTAATGCCGTCAATATGGAGGCAAGTACGTTGGAGGCAGCAGTTTATGAATCCGCGGTGTTGAAAGGAACATTTATAAAAACAGAGGACGTCGCCGAGGCAGCTGTGTATTTAAGTAGTGATGAGTCTAAGTATATTAATGGGCTTAATCTTGTTGTCGATGGAGGCTATGCTACAACTAATCCTACTTTCAGCACGTCTCTGAAAGCAAGTTTGAAGTAG